DNA from Kwoniella dejecticola CBS 10117 chromosome 1, complete sequence:
ACAGCAATCGATTCAAGCCTTGATTGGTCAGGTATAGATCATATGGTTGATTTTCTGCGAGATTCGCAAGATTCAGTTGGCATCCAGTCAATGATTGCAAAGTCTGATCTGCCGATCCAGTTTGCATGAAGATGCGAGATAATGGGGAAAGGCCGGTTGAACAGACTGCATTTTTCTGTTTTTTTCTTGTATAATTACTCGAGTAATTATCTTTACTATTTACTGTGTAAtttttcttctttcactACTACTACTATTTCAACACTCGTACCGAGTCGTCGACATCGTTCTAACGCCCCTACGCCCTACGCCCCAAAAACGCCTTATACATTGTACAAACGAGAGAAAAGGGTATAAAACAATGATGGATAATAAACATGACAATGGATTGAATTGAAAAAGAAAATGAATATGAGAGTGTTGAAGCTCATGCAATTTTGATGAAGAAACCCAACTTACGCTTTGATtcgaatcaaatcaaatcaattaAGCGTAGGTCTCTCTGGCCCATTTGGCAGCGGCAACCAAGTTGGCAAGGGACTCTTCGGTTTCCTTCCATCCTCGGGTCTTAAGACCACAATCGGGGTTGACAACCATGAGGTCGGCGGGGAGCACCTTGACCATGGAGGCAATTCGATCCTTGATCTCTTGCTCCGATGGGACTCGAGGAGAGTGGATGTCGTAAACACCGGGACCGATCTCGTTGGAGTATCCGTATGACTTGAAGACGTCCAACAACTTGAGATCAGCCTTGGAGGCCTCGATCGAGATGACATCGGCGTCAAGTCTTTGGATGGAGGGGAAGATATCTCCGAAGTCGGAGTAAcagaagtgggagtggacTTGGATGTCATCCTCAACACCGGAAGTGGAGAGTCTGAAAGAGTCGACGGCCCAGGTGAGGTAGTTGTCCCAATCGGCCTTTCTGAGGGGAAGACCTTCTCGGATAGCAGGCTCGTCGACTTGGATAGCCTTGATACCGGCGTTGGCAAGGTCGACGACTTCGTCTCGGAGAGCAAGAGCCAATTGCTTAGATTGGATCTCCTTGGTGACATCGGCTCGAGGGAAAGACCAGTTCAAGATGGTGACGGGACCGGTCAACATACCCTTCATGGGGAGCTTGGTGAGGGATTGAGCGTAAGAAGACCATCTGAcggaaagaggagatggtCGAGAAACGTCGGAGACAACGATGGGGGGTCGGACGTATCGGGATCCGTAAGATTGAACCCAACCAAGTTGAGTGAAGATGAAACCGGTCAATTGTTCACCGAAGTATTGCACCATATCGTTTCTCTCGGGTTCACCGTGGACgagcaagtcaagtccaacCTTCTCTTGGAATTCAACAACGGAAGcgacttccttctccataGCTTTCTCGTATTCCTCCTTGGTGATTTCACCTTTACCGAACTTGGCTCGGGCAACTCGGATTTCCTTGGTTTGAGGGAAAGATCCaatggtggtggtggggaATTTGGGGAGGTTGAGGTGCTTCTTTTGGGCCTCTCGTCGAGCGGGGAAAGGAGACTTTCTCTTGAGTTGCTCCTCGGTGATGGCGGCAACTCGGTCTCGGACGGCGGAGTCGGAGGTTCTCTCGAACTCTCGTCGGGCAGCGATGTCCTTGGAGTTTTGCTCGAAAGCCTCGGATTCCTTACCGTTGAGGGCACCGGCAAGGGTGGCGACTTCCTCACACTTCTCGGTAGCGAAGGACAACCAGGAGACTTGTTGAGGGGTCAATTTGGTCTCAACCTTGATGGAGATAGGGGTgtggaggagggaagaagaagtagagaCGGTTACTCGGTCAGCACCAAGCTCAGCGATGGCCTTGTCGGCAAGAGCCTTGGAAGCCTTAAGATCGTTCTTCCAGATGTTTCTACCGGAGACAACACCAAGTTCGATGGCTATTTTGGTGGGTTTAAGGGCGGCAAGGACTTCATCGAGTTGTTTGGGTTCTCTgtcgagatcgag
Protein-coding regions in this window:
- a CDS encoding 5-methyltetrahydropteroyltriglutamate-homocysteine S-methyltransferase yields the protein MVKSAVLGYPRVGVNRSAKKAIESYWAGNTSEEQLLETAKNIRKERWESIKNAGVDTIPSGDFTLYDHLLDHSFNFGVIPQRYVEQKLSPLDTYFAMGRGRQDRSKGIDVVASEMGKFFDSNYHIVKVDHSPSTEFSLKNNQQLNEYKEAKELGITTRPVLFGPITYLSLVRAGRDAPADFEPISLLDKLIPVYKELLTQLKEAGVEEVQIDEPILVLDKAESQGDLFKKTYEALAPVAPKITITTAYGRVGKSIEFLKDLPIHALHLDLDREPKQLDEVLAALKPTKIAIELGVVSGRNIWKNDLKASKALADKAIAELGADRVTVSTSSSLLHTPISIKVETKLTPQQVSWLSFATEKCEEVATLAGALNGKESEAFEQNSKDIAARREFERTSDSAVRDRVAAITEEQLKRKSPFPARREAQKKHLNLPKFPTTTIGSFPQTKEIRVARAKFGKGEITKEEYEKAMEKEVASVVEFQEKVGLDLLVHGEPERNDMVQYFGEQLTGFIFTQLGWVQSYGSRYVRPPIVVSDVSRPSPLSVRWSSYAQSLTKLPMKGMLTGPVTILNWSFPRADVTKEIQSKQLALALRDEVVDLANAGIKAIQVDEPAIREGLPLRKADWDNYLTWAVDSFRLSTSGVEDDIQVHSHFCYSDFGDIFPSIQRLDADVISIEASKADLKLLDVFKSYGYSNEIGPGVYDIHSPRVPSEQEIKDRIASMVKVLPADLMVVNPDCGLKTRGWKETEESLANLVAAAKWARETYA